A genomic region of Prionailurus bengalensis isolate Pbe53 chromosome D1, Fcat_Pben_1.1_paternal_pri, whole genome shotgun sequence contains the following coding sequences:
- the VSIG10L2 gene encoding V-set and immunoglobulin domain-containing protein 10-like 2 — MVRQRALHKPLSLLLLTPLCLLHRGVSGQPHLTRRAPDEEATAIQGVRGGSVELACGSGPAPLVVFWSFTPLGSLIPRPVAVTNGAESKVEAGASALGAVSLWNSSLVLQELREGARGHFLCQALHAAGGQLHTTYSYLTLAVLVPVSKPQVRLSDPSPVEGTSVVATCAVREGTEPVTFAWRHQAPRGPEEDLVEVTGQLLQLDPVNRTHLGWYACSARNAVNRLSSDGNFLDVVYGPDNPVITVEPLGLTEEGFWAGEGEEVTLSCRAASNPPCHYVWLRDHTQVQVGPAYTITSASRAHTGLYTCLAHNSRLDTHSQTTVRLTIYYPPEGQPSCSALPTLGAVTLVCAWQGGLPAARLRWEGPRGTGPAALSNVTWSRGTTQLPNGGVFTCAGEHPALALPTLCRITLWEPLQSPTCWTTATVGDQFIMLSCEWPGGEPRAMLSWLDGQQQPLGTTSPSLAIHLLHTQDDLAGREFTCRGSHPLRIPDPHCRLLLEAPQVAVAKPQVSVLEGGEAWLGCALLGGTPPVQLLWLGPQRQQVEAGPSGFMLHPEGAQLHLSIRDADPARHRGAYQCMARNALGNSSRSVLLEVLRYPAPPNVTISRLTYGRHRREVQLQWAVRGPGNLTGFLVQRRASVPSPGAGAWETAASDIEPESRGRRLGGLDPGVRYAFRVLALNHHTAGHPSEVKIPADPPFSAYPAVLGAAGTGVVVATVASLLVFQYAARHPGTVPCLGRLLVPMEQSHQYRESREGLEEQAGIEPPPATPGVEPVQEATDAPVNVTITVTATP, encoded by the exons ATGGTGCGTCAGAGGGCTCTGCACAAACCGCTCAGTCTCCTGCTGCTGACACCCCTCTGCCTTCTGCATCGAGGGGTCTCGG GGCAGCCCCACTTGACACGCAGAGCCCCTGACGAGGAGGCCACAGCCATTCAAGGAGTGCGGGGCGGCTCTGTGGAGCTGGCCTGTGGCTCTGGGCCCGCCCCCCTGGTGGTCTTCTGGAGCTTCACTCCCCTGGGCTCGCTGATTCCCCGACCTGTGGCTGTCACCAATGGAGCAGAGTCCAAGGTGGAGGCCGGGGCCTCCGCGCTGGGGGCCGTGAGTCTTTGGAACAGCAGCCTGGTGCTTCAGGAGCTGCGGGAGGGCGCCCGTGGCCACttcctgtgccaggccctgcacgCGGCCGGTGGCCAGCTCCACACCACCTACTCCTACCTCACTCTGGCCGTGCTGG TGCCCGTATCAAAGCCTCAGGTGAGACTGAGTGACCCATCCCCAGTGGAGGGGACTTCCGTGGTGGCCACATGTGCAGTACGGGAGGGCACAGAGCCTGTGACTTTTGCCTGGAGACATCAGGCACCTCGAGGCCCTGAGGAGGACCTGGTGGAGGTCACAGGGCAACTGCTTCAGCTGGACCCAGTCAACAGGACGCACCTGGGCTGGTACGCGTGCAGTGCCCGCAACGCCGTCAACCGGCTGAGCAGTGATGGAAACTTCCTTGATGTCGTCT ATGGTCCAGACAATCCTGTGATCACGGTGGAGCCACTGGGCTTGACCGAGGAGGGTTTCTGGGCCGGCGAGGGGGAAGAGGTGACCCTGAGCTGCCGGGCTGCATCCAACCCCCCTTGTCACTACGTGTGGCTCCGCGACCACACTCAGGTCCAAGTGGGGCCCGCCTACACCATCACCAGCGCCAGCCGTGCCCACACAGGCCTGTACACCTGCCTGGCCCACAACAGCCGCCTGGACACCCACAGCCAGACCACCGTCAGGCTCACCATCTACT ATCCCCCTGAGGGGCAGCCCTCCTGTTCTGCGCTCCCCACCCTTGGGGCTGTGACCTTGGTCTGCGCCTGGCAGGGGGGGCTTCCAGCTGCCCGGCTGCGGTGGGAAGGGCCCCGGGGAACTGGCCCTGCTGCTCTCAGCAATGTCACCTGGAGTCGTGGCACCACCCAGCTCCCTAACGGCGGCGTTTTCACCTGTGCCGGCGAGCACCCAGCCCTGGCGCTGCCCACCCTCTGCAGGATCACACTGT GGGAACCCCTCCAGAGCCCCACCTGCTGGACCACAGCCACAGTTGGAGACCAGTTCATCATGCTGAGCTGTGAGTGGCCTGGAGGCGAGCCCCGTGCCATGCTGAGCTGGCTGGATGGACAGCAGCAACCCCTGGGCACCACTAGCCCCTCACTGGCCATCCACCTCCTGCATACCCAGGACGATCTGGCTGGCCGAGAGTTCACCTGCAGGGGCAGTCACCCACTCAGGATCCCTGACCCCCACTGCCGCCTCCTGCTGG AAGCCCCACAGGTGGCAGTGGCTAAGCCCCAGGTGTCCGTGCTGGAAGGGGGAGAGGCCTGGCTGGGGTGTGCCCTCCTGGGGGGCACGCCACCTGTCCAGCTCCTCTGGCTGGGACCCCAGCGACAGCAAGTGGAAGCTGGCCCTTCTGGATTCATGCTGCACCCTGAGGGGGCCCAGCTCCACCTTAGCATCCGGGACGCTGACCCAGCACGCCACAGGGGCGCCTACCAGTGCATGGCTCGCAACGCCTTAGGGAACAGCAGTCGGAGCGTCCTGTTGGAGGTCCTGA GATACCCAGCTCCTCCCAACGTCACCATCAGCCGCCTGACATACGGGAGACACCGGAGGGAGGTGCAGCTGCAGTGGGCCGTCCGAGGCCCTGGGAACCTGACAGGCTTCCTGGTGCAGCGGAGGGCCAGTGTCCCGAGCCCAGGAGCTGGGGCTTGGGAGACAGCAGCCAGTGACATTGAGCCAGAGAGCAGGGGCCGGAGGCTGGGGGGCCTGGACCCAGGTGTCCGTTACGCCTTCCGCGTCCTGGCTCTGAATCACCACACGGCTGGACATCCCTCTGAGGTGAAGATACCAG CGGATCCACCCTTCAGCGCCTATCCTGCAGTGCTGGGTGCAGCGGGCACAGGAGTGGTGGTGGCAACGGTGGCCTCTCTACTGGTGTTCCAGTATGCTGCCCGGCACCCGGGGACTGTCCCCT GCCTTGGTCGGTTGCTTGTTCCCAT GGAGCAAAGTCATCAATATAGGGAGTCGAGGGAAGGCCTTGAGGAACAGGCAG GCATTGAACCCCCACCCGCCACCCCAGGTGTGGAGCCTGTGCAAGAAGCCACGGATGCTCCAGTTAACGTCACCATCACTGTGACTGCAACCCCATGA